Within the Bacteroidia bacterium genome, the region AAATTACGAGCTACTGCTAATGTACTGCATTGCCGCCATGTGTGTAAACTGTTTGGTGGTCTGTTCATAAAAAAGACATGTAGTACAAAGTTGAGTGTAATCCAAATCCACAGTTTTTTCACACTGCAATAATAACACAAGCGGGCCTATTAACTACTAAGGTTAGTTGAGTTTAGAAAAGCTACTTTTTCAAAAAACCATTAGTTTGACTGTCTGTACAAAGCTATCACAACTGAACTTAACAAAATATACCCCTGATGATAAATATGCGGAACATTCTATAATTCCCCTTGACAGGTCTGTGTTTGTACATTCGCGTAGCCACAAAATTTTGCCTTCTAAATCCATAATAGTGCAAGTAGCAGAGCGAATATTTTTACTGTTAGGAATAGAAATGAAAATACTTTGATGCTGTGAATAGACAGGATTAGGATATACTTGAATTTTGTTTTCTGATTCATCAAAAAGTTCGGTTTGATAGGTAGTGCTGCACATAACTGCATTCAATCGCCTGCAAATGCTATCTGTGAGGGCAAACTCTACGGCAGAGCTGCTCGGGGAATTTCCCATACGAATAAAAACTACCTTTTGTGAGGGATATACACTTATTATTTGTCCATTTTTACCCAAAGCAAAATAAGCGTCATTCGGTGCATTGGGCATCAATTTGCCTGGAAAAACGAAAGGTAAGCCCGGTACCATAAAACTGGACTTTCCATTGAGCCATGTGAGATATCCATAAGCTAAATTGAGAGGTTGAGAGGTGTTTGTCATTTGATTAAAATAATTTGTATCCGATAAAACGGGAGTAGTGTTCCAATAACCTTTATTGAGCAGTAAAAGTCCGAATCTTGCCATACTACGAGCTTTACTGAAATAAACTTGGTTATAGCCCACAGGATAGAAAAAGCCTTCCATTCCTATTTTGTTCTTAATCCGAGTGTTAATGTAAGCGTTCATGCTTGTACCTGTTGCACTTTGTATTACTTGGTGAAGCAATGTGTAAGGTGCATTGTGATAAGCCCAACGTGTACCTGCATCACTGTGATACTGCAAACAAGTACTTAGTGTACAATCAGGATTAGGAACTCCATCATCTAACCCTGTGCTCATGCTTAGCTGGTGTTTTATGGTAATCTGTCCCTCTTTGGGAGGGCTGCATGAAGTCCAGCCTAAGCCTAAAAATTTGGAGGTAGAATCGTTTATAGACAGATATCCTTCTTGTTGAGCGATACCTACTGCAAAAGCAGTAAGAGTTTTTCCTGCTGAAGCCCAATACCACAAGCTATCTTTGGTAAATGTACCGTAGTATTTTTCTACTACAATTTTGCCATTTTTAAGTAGAATAAACGCTTTTGTGTTTTCTCTACCCAAAAAAGCAACTAAACTATCCATTTTATCTTGGCACCAGCCTAGACTGCTTATAGAAATCGTATCCCATGTACTTCCTGTCAAAGGGGGAAAATACAGAGATTGACTTTTTAGTACAAAGGGCAGTATAATCCCCAGAAGGATGAAATTTCTCATGCTAGAAAGTCAGTTAAACAAAGTTAAAGAGTAGTGTTTAATTTTACAACAACTGCTTGCTCTTATTCTAACGAGTGATTGATTTGTAGTCCTAAGCAAAAAAATAGGGCAACGTATGAAGCCGCTGCCCTGAGCTCTTTTCAATAAGTGAAAGTAAGTAGGTTTATCTACACTGCAAAGCTTTCGCCACATCCGCAGGTGCGAGTGGCGTTCGGGTTAATGAAGTGAAATCCCTTACCATTTAGACCATCTGAAAAATCAAGCTCTGTCCCTACTAGGTAGAGTAAGCTTTTCATGTCCACGAATATTTTTAGACCTTTGTCTTCAAAAACATGATCACCAGGTTTTTGCTCATTATCAAAGTCTAAATGGTAAGAAAGTCCGGAGCATCCACCTCCTGTAATGGATACTCGCAGACCATAAGATTCATCAAGGTTATTTTCTTTTTTGAGCGATAAAATTTTTTGAAGTGCTTTCTCGCTGACAGTAATCATACCGAATTCCGTTTAGTAGCGTTCATCCAATTTTAGGGGTTCTAACCCGTTTTTGATGCGCCAGTCATTGATAGCTGCTTTAATAGCATCCTCAGCTAGTACAGAGCAATGAATCTTTACAGGGGGTAAGCTAAGTTCTTCCACAATATCCATATTATTTATTTTGAGTGCTTCCTCAATTGTTTTGCCTTTTAACCACTCTGTAGCCAATGAGGAGCTTGC harbors:
- the iscU gene encoding Fe-S cluster assembly scaffold IscU codes for the protein MAYSDKVIDHYNNPRNVGTLDKNKKEVGTGLVGAPECGDVMRLQIEVDPETQTIIDAKFKTYGCGSAIASSSLATEWLKGKTIEEALKINNMDIVEELSLPPVKIHCSVLAEDAIKAAINDWRIKNGLEPLKLDERY
- a CDS encoding iron-sulfur cluster assembly accessory protein, whose amino-acid sequence is MITVSEKALQKILSLKKENNLDESYGLRVSITGGGCSGLSYHLDFDNEQKPGDHVFEDKGLKIFVDMKSLLYLVGTELDFSDGLNGKGFHFINPNATRTCGCGESFAV
- a CDS encoding serine hydrolase, with the translated sequence MRNFILLGIILPFVLKSQSLYFPPLTGSTWDTISISSLGWCQDKMDSLVAFLGRENTKAFILLKNGKIVVEKYYGTFTKDSLWYWASAGKTLTAFAVGIAQQEGYLSINDSTSKFLGLGWTSCSPPKEGQITIKHQLSMSTGLDDGVPNPDCTLSTCLQYHSDAGTRWAYHNAPYTLLHQVIQSATGTSMNAYINTRIKNKIGMEGFFYPVGYNQVYFSKARSMARFGLLLLNKGYWNTTPVLSDTNYFNQMTNTSQPLNLAYGYLTWLNGKSSFMVPGLPFVFPGKLMPNAPNDAYFALGKNGQIISVYPSQKVVFIRMGNSPSSSAVEFALTDSICRRLNAVMCSTTYQTELFDESENKIQVYPNPVYSQHQSIFISIPNSKNIRSATCTIMDLEGKILWLRECTNTDLSRGIIECSAYLSSGVYFVKFSCDSFVQTVKLMVF